The Triticum urartu cultivar G1812 unplaced genomic scaffold, Tu2.1 TuUngrouped_contig_1090, whole genome shotgun sequence genomic interval CATGGCGAGAAGTTCAGGCGCGACGACGCTGTTGATCCATGAACGGACGATGGCGTCGTTCCGACCCCACTGCGGCGTCGGATGGGTGGGGTATTCTGCCTCGAGTAGATGGTCCTTCAAGGCTTACTTCTGGACAGCATCGAAGAATATGCCGCGCCGTTGGAGATAGTTGGAGGTGGAGACCTCAAGGGTGACCGGAACGACGGCATGGATGCTTGGAAGTGCGGCCGCGAGGGCCCAGAGAGCAGCCTTGGCGTTAGCgtcggcgagggcggcggcggctgcggcggcctcCTCCTGGGCCGCGATCTTTTGGGGCGTCGGCGCCATGCGTACAGGTTACGTACATACGCGAGAGAGAGGATCGAAAACTCTAATCTGATACCATGAAGGCAATTATAATTGTTGCACTTGGATTGATTTGATCCCGTGATTGGGATTATATAGTACAAGGAGGCTACAATATTTGGAAATAAACGAAACAAACTAAGATACGAATCCTCCTTGATTCAGCCGGCTGGACGTGTCCTGCACGTACAGTCTAACACACACATCATCCTACACTGCTGGACTGCAACTGCCATTTGGGGCAAGTTTGGTTTGGCCGACACCGCAGGCGCGGCTTCAAGCATCCGCGAGTTCATTCAGACTAGATGACCCGTTGCGCCAATGGCGCAGAGGCCGAATATAAGCTAATCGGTGTGAGAGTATGCTCTAACCTATTATTGTTCAAAAAGAATAGCTTATATACATTGGTTGAATGTGTACAGGATCGATTGGGAAATCTTAATATGAGCTTGTAAGTGCTGCAGATATGATCACAGGGAATGTTTGATGCAAACATTAGTGTGAAAGCATGGATAAAAGGAAAGGTTGTTTTCTTCGGTCATAGTGTTGTGAAACAACAGTAGAAGAGGAGACCTTCACATATATACAATAAGCGATGGTAAACCGCTCTTGACTATACAGACAACAATAAAATCTAAAGATCGTAAACTACATCATAGACTACTTTTCACCATAGAGGCAGCAAGGGAGGACTAAAGTCTATACATATCTTGCTGGGAGTAGTCCAAAATGGGAAAGATGCTGGTCTGATAGATATGAAACAAAAGGTGGTTGTTGCGGTAACCGATGAAGCACGCTATCCAGGATACATTCAGCAAAGTTTACCAGAAACTGTTGCTGGTTGCTTCAAGGCGCTTCTCAAACTTCATAGCAATGTAGCGTAGCCTTTGCGTCAGTCCTTCGATGCTTGCAAGAGCTGTTTTCATAACTCCTTTGGTGTTGTCCTGACCTTTCAGGTGGCGAGCAGCTGTTGTGTTTTCTATCTGGGCAGAATATGAGTTCATGTACCTGACAGCGTAGTAGCATGTTTTGCGCAGCTTCTTGATTGTCTCATTCGATGAAGTCAACCATTTGACCAGGTGCGTCACTTGATTTTCTAGCCTCTTGACATGGGTGTAGTGGTAGCCTCTCATTTCTTTGCCATATGCATTCTCCATGAATCTAATAGCCTCCATAGCAGCACTGTCTTCTGCATCTTCATAGCTATCTAAGATTGCACCTGGTATAGAACTCGGGACAAGTGAACCATCTAGCAATTCCAAAGTAGAAATGAAAGTCACTGTCACACGATTCTTTCCGCCTGGGTATATTTTGTGCTGGTAAGTTGCAGGGGGCAGCTTTAGAGCTTGCAGCATGAGGCCAAAGATGTGAGCATAAGGAATCACTATCAGGTAGTCATTATCCTGTAGGGACAAAGCGAGGGTAAATTTTCTTTCTCACAAAATAATAGCTGAACCAATAGATGAGAAGTGCTAAAAGCTGCTAGCCTAATTAACCTAATAGCGGAACATTAAGCCCTCAATTTAGCAAATAATTGAAGATTTACCGCAACCATATAGATCTAATAGCAGCAGTCTTAACCAATGACAATAAATAAACTACCACTATTTTCTCCCGTAAATAAACTGCAAATAATTAACATAAGCATTAAATCGGTCACCCTAATTAACTTAATAGGTTAACACTTATCTCTCTCTAATGAAATAAATAACATCATGCATCACCGCAAGACAGTATAAATTTCACACTCAAAATCTAATCAAAACTGCATCTTGTGCCATTTATGACACTTGGATCAACATTTAAGGGAATAACAATAGATCACTGTCAAGTGGGAATGTTTTACTGAATTTCAACTTATATGATAAAATTATTAGGCAAGCTTTGAAAATAAGTTTATAAGCTTTCAGAATCCTATCCGCAAGCACATGAAGATAGTAGAAGAAATTGACTTAATTTCATGATCAAAATAGGCAGATTAGGGAAATGATTCTAGAATAGAAGAACATAATAGCAAAATATAATTTTATATTTGTGCATTATAAGTACTGAAGGCTAAATATTGCAACGATTTGCATTTGGTTTTCAAATATTTCACATAGAAAGAACAAATAATTATGTAGTTATCATCTACAGCTATAGAGACAGATCCTTCTCAAATCTCTGTTATCACGAAGATTGCAAGAAAGCAAATGGATTGAAAAAACAAAGAACTGAAACAAAAAACATGGCATACGAAATAAAATAAACCAATATCTTGCATTTGAGAAATAGTGATTCCCTTAGTTATTTGAAATGGGGTAGTATCAAGCCTTACGTACAGTAAGCCTTGTTTATCCTTATAAAATGTATATCAAACAATTTCCAGCTATGTACATGAAAGAAAAATACACCTAAAGAATTTCATAAACCGGTCTACGGGTCGCATATCTCTAGCATTACTCAATCTGGAATACTGGACACGAGAAAGCAAATTGTATTGTTCAGTTCTTATCAAGCCAGGAAGAAAATACGAGGTGAAATTC includes:
- the LOC125526616 gene encoding uncharacterized protein LOC125526616 isoform X1, whose amino-acid sequence is MEDMDIGIVCDEGSPGSIASRTGTPVPNDNDYLIVIPYAHIFGLMLQALKLPPATYQHKIYPGGKNRVTVTFISTLELLDGSLVPSSIPGAILDSYEDAEDSAAMEAIRFMENAYGKEMRGYHYTHVKRLENQVTHLVKWLTSSNETIKKLRKTCYYAVRYMNSYSAQIENTTAARHLKGQDNTKGVMKTALASIEGLTQRLRYIAMKFEKRLEATSNSFW